A single Triticum dicoccoides isolate Atlit2015 ecotype Zavitan chromosome 2A, WEW_v2.0, whole genome shotgun sequence DNA region contains:
- the LOC119359000 gene encoding zinc finger CCCH domain-containing protein 10-like gives MELDMYNMVVQADGSVTYQLTDPTTWGAWAHEGHRLWASMSEDFWLYEYKVRRCPQPYSHDWTACPYAHKGERARRRDPRRFNYVAISCPEYRANAHAHAQLGLTGAGHPPPTCARGLRCRYAHGVFELWLHPTRFRTRKCEAGTRCQRRICFFAHFTRELRGEDPVAAFAAAAVPPSPFAMPRTPPRIFQRTPSTPVTRPQVVSTPQLFDDLTLQATPNRLRMLSLYSAITGDDVFSSPVATASAVATAATTMSTLRAPLPANEEDTKSVHYADDEDSLLNDYPHRDLIMDFMR, from the coding sequence ATGGAACTGGACATGTATAACATGGTGGTGCAGGCGGACGGCAGCGTCACATACCAGCTGACCGATCCAACAACGTGGGGCGCATGGGCACACGAGGGGCATCGGCTGTGGGCGTCCATGTCGGAGGACTTCTGGCTGTACGAGTACAAGGTGCGACGGTGCCCGCAGCCGTACAGTCATGACTGGACGGCATGCCCATACGCGCACAAGGGCGAGCGTGCCCGCCGCCGTGACCCGCGCCGCTTCAACTACGTCGCCATCTCCTGCCCGGAGTATCGCGCCAATGCGCACGCGCACGCGCAGCTCGGGCTCACCGGCGCTGGTCACCCGCCGCCGACCTGCGCGCGCGGGCTCAGGTGCCGCtacgcgcacggcgtcttcgagttGTGGCTGCACCCGACCCGGTTCCGCACGCGCAAGTGCGAGGCAGGCACTCGCTGCCAACGCCGGATCTGCTTCTTCGCGCACTTCACCCGCGAGCTCAGGGGCGAGGACCCGGTCGCCGCGTTCGCTGCCGCCGCGGTGCCGCCTTCGCCCTTCGCCATGCCGCGGACGCCGCCCCGCATCTTCCAACGCACTCCATCCACTCCTGTGACGCGTCCGCAGGTTGTTTCAACTCCACAGCTGTTCGATGACCTCACCCTGCAGGCCACTCCAAACAGGCTTCGCATGCTGAGCCTATATTCTGCCATCACCGGGGACGATGTTTTCTCCTCCCCGGTCGccaccgcctccgccgtcgccactGCTGCCACCACCATGTCGACCCTCAGGGCGCCCTTACCGGCAAACGAGGAGGACACTAAATCCGTCCACTACGCGGATGACGAAGACTCCCTGCTAAACGACTACCCGCACCGAGATCTTATCATGGACTTTATGCGCTAG